The genomic interval GAAAAACAAGAAGTTGTTGATTTAATTCCTCAAAAAATTAAAATTCCTAAAAAATCAACTTTAAATATTGACGATGAAATTGACTTGCACGGTTTAAAAAAAGATGAAGCAGCTTTAAGATTGTTAGATTTTTTAAATGAAGCTAAATCACAAAAATTAAGGATTGTTCTTGTTATTACCGGAAAAGGCAAGCATTCAGAAAGAGGCCCCTCTCTAAAACCATTTGTTGAAAAATGGCTAAAAACAAAAGGAAAGGCATTTGTAAAAAGTTTTGGTTCAGCTCCAAAAGCTCACGGGGGAGATGGCGCTTTTATCCTTTTTTTAAAATAAATTGTTATTCTTTATTTAAAATTAGGTTACATATTTTTTCTGGATTGTGGGCAACAAAATCTGCTGTGCATTTTTTTAAATGTTTAACTCCATTAAACCCGTAGGTAACAGCAATTGTTTTTATCCCGGCTTTTTGACCGCTTAAAATATCATTGCAGCTATCACCAATCATAAAACTTGATTCTTTATCACCATTGAATTTTTTTAGAATTTTTAGAATAGGTAATGGAGAAGGCTTTTTTTCGGGAAAACTATCTCCCCCATAAATAAAGTCAAATAATTCTTTTTGTCCTAATTGTTCAACTACGAGTTTTGATAATCTTTCTGTTTTATTTGAAAGAATACCAACGACAAAGTTTGCATCTTTTAGTTTTTTTATACATTCTATTGTTCCCTCATAAAACCTTGTATTATCGGTTAGATGAATGAAATACTTCTTTTTAAAATTA from Thermotomaculum hydrothermale carries:
- a CDS encoding Smr/MutS family protein; translation: MKKISDEEWEKIFGLNKKEREEKEYQEFIKHIENLSIEHVEKQEVVDLIPQKIKIPKKSTLNIDDEIDLHGLKKDEAALRLLDFLNEAKSQKLRIVLVITGKGKHSERGPSLKPFVEKWLKTKGKAFVKSFGSAPKAHGGDGAFILFLK
- a CDS encoding HAD family hydrolase, whose protein sequence is MKELNKLAIFDLDGTLVDSLDDLVLSANETRKLYKLPPLSKDTISSFVGDGLVLFVERLFQDSKVDIEDAISNFKKKYFIHLTDNTRFYEGTIECIKKLKDANFVVGILSNKTERLSKLVVEQLGQKELFDFIYGGDSFPEKKPSPLPILKILKKFNGDKESSFMIGDSCNDILSGQKAGIKTIAVTYGFNGVKHLKKCTADFVAHNPEKICNLILNKE